Part of the Janibacter endophyticus genome is shown below.
TACACGCTCGTCGTGCAGAACGCCGCCGCCCCGGCCGACCTCGGCGTCGCGACCGCGTCCACGCAGTTCTTCCGCAACGTCGGCTCGACCGTCGGCATCGCGATCTTCGGGACGGTGATGACGAGCGGCCTCGCCCAGAAGATCGCCGCCCACCTGCCCGCCGGTGCCGCCTCCGGGGCGACGGGGGACATCGACGTCGGGTCGGTCCTCGACCCCTCGGTCCTCGCGACGATGCCGCCGGCCGTCGCCGACGCGGTGCGCCAGGGGCTCGCCGAGAACCTCCACAACGTCTTCCTCGTCGGTCTGCCGATCCTCGCGCTCGTCTTCGTCGCGACCGCGATCATCCCGGTCAAGCCGCTGCGCGAGACGAACCACGACCACCCGGCCGAGGAGGCCGGCGTCGGGGTCGTCGAGTCGCTCGGGTCGGCGGATGCCCACGACATCGACGAGGTGCATGCCGGCTCGGCCCGGCGATAAGGCGGCGGGCTCCCCCCTTCGCCCCCTCTCACAACTACCCGGGCACGGTTATGAGGGGACGAGGGAATAGTTGAAGAATCAACGATTGTTGATAGGGTGTATCCCACCCGACCAGGAGGCCCCGATGCCCGCGATCACCGTCGACAACATCCTCACGCTCCCCCGCGTCGAGCTGCCCGGCCCCGACGCCGTGAGCCGCCCGGTGCTCACCGTCTCCACGGCCCCCAAGGGCTTCGAGGGTGAGGGCTTCCCCGTGCGCCGCGCCTTCGCCGGCGTGCCGATGGAGCGGCTCGACCCCTTCATCCACATGGACCAGATGGGCGAGGTCGAGTACGCGCCGCTCGAGCCGCGCGGCACGAGCTGGCACCCGCACCGTGGCTTCGAGACGGTCACGTACATCATCGACGGCTCCTTCGACCACGAGGACACCCACGGCGGTGGGGGCACGATCACCAACGGCGACACCCAGTGGATGACCGCCGGCTCCGGGCTGCTGCACATCGAGGCGCCGCCCGAGCAGCTCGTCATGAGCGGCGGCCTCTTCCACGGCATCCAGCTGTGGGTCAACCTGCCGAGCACGATGAAGATGTCCGACCCGCGCTACCAGGACATCCGCTCCACCGAGGTCGGCCTGCTCTCGAGCCACGACGGCGGCACCCTGCTGCGCGTCATCGCCGGCTCGCTCGGCGGGCACGACGGCCCTGGCATCACGCACACGCCGATCTCGCTGGTCCACGCGACGGTCGCCCCCGGCGCGCGTCTCGAGCTGCCGTGGCGCAAGGACTTCAACGCGCTCGTCTACGTCCTTTCGGGCAAGGGTGTCGTCGGCCCGGAGCGGCGTCCCTTCCGCGAGGGGCAGCTGGCGGTCTTCGGCCCGGGCGACACGCTCGAGCTGGCCGCCCACGACAACCAGGACGAGCGCAGCCCGAGTCTCGAGCTGCTCATCCTCGGCGGCCGCCCGATCCGCGAGCCCGTCGCCGCCTACGGCCCCTTCGTCATGAACACGCGCGACGAGCTCATCGCCGCCTTCGAGGACTTCCAGTCCGGTCGCCTCGGGGTCATCCCGAAGAAGCCGCGCGTCCGCCCGGCCATGGAGGTCGTCGCGGAGGCCGGCAACCAGCCCGGCCACCACGTCCTCTGAGCCGCCCCTCCCCCCCTTCGCACGAGCCAAGGCTCCTGCCCGTCAGACGGGCAGGAGCCTTGGCTCGTGCGGTCTGGACGGGGTAGGAGCCTTGGCTCGTGCGGTCCTCGGGCGAAGGGGTTGAGCCGGGGGAGGGGTAATCCCGGGTGAGCGGTCGGGGAGTTGCGAGGATGGGGGCGTGCGCCTGACCCGACCTCGACCGGCCCGCGTGGCGTGGTGGATCGTCGGGCTCACGCTGCTCGCGCTCTTCGTCGTCGGGGGACTCGGCGCGGGGATCATGCCGAGCTGGGGGAGCAGCTGCCCGGGCGGCGGCGAGTGCGACCTCCCGGCGCTGCGCTCGCTCGTCATCGCCGCGTGGGTCGTCCACGGCATCGCGCTCACCGGCCTCGCGGGCGGGATGTTCGCCGTCGGCCGGACCCGGCCCGAGTCGCCCGAGGGTGACGGCATCACCGACGAGCACGAGGCCGGGCCGTGGCGGCACGCCCTGCTCGCCACCGGCTTCGTCGCCGTCACGAACGCCATCACCGCGGGTGCGCTCGGCATCGCCATGCTGCTCGGCGCCTTCATGGTCGGCGCGGTCGTCGCAGCGTGGTGGGTCGGGCTGACGGTCTTCCTCGACGCCCTCGACCGGCTCTGCCGCCCCCACTCCGACCGGCGCGGCTCGTGGTGGCGCGCGCTCGCCGTCTCCTCTCTCACCGTCGCGATGCTCTGGGTGCTGCCGGTCCTCGTTGTCGGGGTGGAGCAGCGCGGGTGGAGCGAGGCCTTCCTCATCGCCGACGTGCTCGTCGCGGGAGCCGCCGGTCTGGGCACCCTCTGGTCGCGGCTCGCCGACGGCGGCCCGCGCGAGGGTGCTGTGCCGCACCGGCAGCGGGTGGTCGCGGTGGCGGCCGCCGGAAGCCTCGCCCTGCCCATCGCCCTCGTCGTCTCCACCGACCTCGACAGCGGCACCCGGGTCCGCGCCGGCGAGCTCCTCGGCGACCTGCTCAACCCCTACCCGGGCGAGGTCGTGGCGGGACCCGAGCCGACGCCGACGCCCACCCCTTCGCCAGAGCCGACACCCGGCCCCACCCCCACGGGACTCACCACGCCGACGCCGACCACCCCGTCGACCCCGGCCTGCACGCCCGAGGACCTCGTCGTCACCGTCGCCGGCGACGACCGTGGGCTGAGTGCCGCGACGATGTCCATCGTCGTCATCAGCACGAGCGAGGCCGCCTGCACCGTCGAGGGCTACCCCGAGCTGCGGCTGGCCGACTCCTCCGACGAGGTCGCGCTGGCGGTCATGGGCGTCGACCACAGCTTCGACGGCGAGGAGGTCGCCCCGCAGACACTCACCCTCGAGCCCGGCGACGTCGCCCGCAGCGTCGCGTGGTGGCGCGAGCGGCCGCCCGGCCAGACCCTCGAGGGCACCGAACGCGCCCTCGCCGTCGGACTCGGCGGTGTCGAGGACCCGGCGACCGGCACCAGCCCCGCGTGGATGCCGGTGGTGCTCGCCGACGACGTGGTCCACGGGCTCACCGACGGCTCCCGTGTCCGGATCGAGCCCTGGCGCGCCGTCCCCCGCGACTGATCTCACCCCCTTCGCCTCGACCCGCCGCCGTGACTCTCGGGTACTGCTGAGGTTCGCCGTCCACACCCGGCATCTGGCCCAAGATCTCGCTCGCGCGACTGCGAACCTCAGCAGGACACGCACGCCGACGCGGGCTGGGTCGTCAGCCCGGGGGCCCGGTGTGTGCGCATACGATGGGCGCGCCCCACCCGACCCCGATGAGGAGCCCCGCGTGAGCGAGACCGGCACGGACGAGCACGAGCGTCCCCTGATCAACGAGTTCGGCGCCGGCCCCGGCGACGGCCAGGCCCGCACCGTCCGCGCCCAGTGGCACCTCGACGCCATCCCGGTGATCCGCCAGGCGCTCAACGACGACCTGCGCGCCCGCGAGATGCCCGACGAGATCATCGAGGAGGCCGAGCTCGTCGTCACCGAGCTCGTGACCAACGCCTTCCGCCACGCCAAGCCGCTCGCCGACCAGTGCGTGCGTGTCCACTGGAAGGTCCGCGGCGAGGTCTGCGAGGTCGAGGTCAGCGACGGCGGCGGCGACAGCACCCCCGTCCCGGCCGCGCCCGCCGTCTGGGCCACCGCCGGCCGCGGTCTGCGCATCGTGCGCAGCCTCGCCCACGAGTGGGGCGTCAGCGAGGAGGACAAGCGGGTCACCGTCTGGGCCTCCCTCGGCGGCCCGTCGCGCCGACGCGTCGGCAGCTGACCGTACCGGGAGCCACGCCGGCCCGCGCCCCGGCCGTCCGCGGGGCCGTGAGCGCCTAGGCTGCACGCCATGGGCAAGGCATCACGACGCAAGAAGTCCGAGGGCGGCAAGGTCAAGGTCGCTCCGGCGCCGTACGTCGCGCGACCCTTCGAGGGACTCCCCGCGGAGACCGACTGGGTCGCCGCGCACGAGATCATCCCGGCGGCCACCGCGACGCTCACCCTCAAGGGTGACGCCGTGCCCGAGGGCGCGCCGGAGACGGTGACGCTCGCGACCGTCCTGCCCATGGCATGGGCGGCACTGCACCGCGCCGACGGCGCGATCCTCCTCGCCAGCCAGTCCGGCAGCAGCAGCGGCGACGCCAGCCGCGACCTCGCCGCCTCGCTCGTCGCCGCGATCGAGGCTGAGCCCGGCAACCCCGTGCCTTCCGCACCCCGCGCCACCGCCGCCACCCCCCGGCTCCAGGACCTCCTCGACCTCGACGCTCCCTTCGAGCTCAAGGTCCACGAGGGCTTCGACTTCTGGGTCGGCGAGGACGAGCTCGACGCCGAGGGCCGCGCCTCGCTCGACCGCGCCAACGAGACGGTCGTCCCCACCCAGGCCATGACCGGCGCCCCGTCGGCCTACTGGTGCAAGATCGGCGAGCGCACCTACATCCGCTGGATCCTCGGCGACGACGAGGACGCCGCGACGACCGCGCTGGCCCGCCTCGCCGCGGCCGGCGAGTCCGAGCTCGGCGAGGGCAACAAGCTGCTCGGCGCCTTCCGCGCCGGCGGGCTGCTCGTCCCCGTCTGGGAGGTCCCCGCCGACAGCCAGGCCGCCGACCACGAGGACGCCCTCGCCGCGATGCAGGAGCGCTACCAGGCTGCCCTGGCCCGCGAGGAGTCCCTCACCCCCGACGAGCGACGCGCACGCGCCGGCCTGACCTCGCGCCAGGTCACCCTCCGCTGAGGCCATGGGCGCGGTCGCGGCGATCGTCCCCGCGAAGGACGAGGCGGAGCGCATCAGCGCCACCGTCGCCGCGCTGCGCTCGCTGCCCGAGGTCCCCCTCGTCGTCGTGGTCGACGACGGCTCGACCGACGACACCGGGCGGCTCGCCGCCGATGCCGGCGCCCTCGTCGTGCGGCACGCGACCAACCAGGGCAAGGCCGCGGCGCTCACCACCGGTGTCCTGCGCCTCACCGAGGAGGAGACCCGGCAGGGGGTGCCGCCCTTCGTCCTGCTCTTCGCCGACGCCGACCTCGCCGACTCCGCCGAGCGCCTCAGCCCCCTCCTCGAGCCGGTCCTCGCCGGCCAGGCAGACCTCGCGATCGCGAACATCCCTCGCGAGGCCAGCTCGCACGGCGGCGGTCGCGTCGTGCGCCTCGCCCGCGGCCAGATCGAGTCGCTCAC
Proteins encoded:
- a CDS encoding pirin family protein, which translates into the protein MPAITVDNILTLPRVELPGPDAVSRPVLTVSTAPKGFEGEGFPVRRAFAGVPMERLDPFIHMDQMGEVEYAPLEPRGTSWHPHRGFETVTYIIDGSFDHEDTHGGGGTITNGDTQWMTAGSGLLHIEAPPEQLVMSGGLFHGIQLWVNLPSTMKMSDPRYQDIRSTEVGLLSSHDGGTLLRVIAGSLGGHDGPGITHTPISLVHATVAPGARLELPWRKDFNALVYVLSGKGVVGPERRPFREGQLAVFGPGDTLELAAHDNQDERSPSLELLILGGRPIREPVAAYGPFVMNTRDELIAAFEDFQSGRLGVIPKKPRVRPAMEVVAEAGNQPGHHVL
- a CDS encoding DUF4232 domain-containing protein, with product MRLTRPRPARVAWWIVGLTLLALFVVGGLGAGIMPSWGSSCPGGGECDLPALRSLVIAAWVVHGIALTGLAGGMFAVGRTRPESPEGDGITDEHEAGPWRHALLATGFVAVTNAITAGALGIAMLLGAFMVGAVVAAWWVGLTVFLDALDRLCRPHSDRRGSWWRALAVSSLTVAMLWVLPVLVVGVEQRGWSEAFLIADVLVAGAAGLGTLWSRLADGGPREGAVPHRQRVVAVAAAGSLALPIALVVSTDLDSGTRVRAGELLGDLLNPYPGEVVAGPEPTPTPTPSPEPTPGPTPTGLTTPTPTTPSTPACTPEDLVVTVAGDDRGLSAATMSIVVISTSEAACTVEGYPELRLADSSDEVALAVMGVDHSFDGEEVAPQTLTLEPGDVARSVAWWRERPPGQTLEGTERALAVGLGGVEDPATGTSPAWMPVVLADDVVHGLTDGSRVRIEPWRAVPRD
- a CDS encoding ATP-binding protein; this translates as MSETGTDEHERPLINEFGAGPGDGQARTVRAQWHLDAIPVIRQALNDDLRAREMPDEIIEEAELVVTELVTNAFRHAKPLADQCVRVHWKVRGEVCEVEVSDGGGDSTPVPAAPAVWATAGRGLRIVRSLAHEWGVSEEDKRVTVWASLGGPSRRRVGS
- a CDS encoding DUF5926 family protein, giving the protein MGKASRRKKSEGGKVKVAPAPYVARPFEGLPAETDWVAAHEIIPAATATLTLKGDAVPEGAPETVTLATVLPMAWAALHRADGAILLASQSGSSSGDASRDLAASLVAAIEAEPGNPVPSAPRATAATPRLQDLLDLDAPFELKVHEGFDFWVGEDELDAEGRASLDRANETVVPTQAMTGAPSAYWCKIGERTYIRWILGDDEDAATTALARLAAAGESELGEGNKLLGAFRAGGLLVPVWEVPADSQAADHEDALAAMQERYQAALAREESLTPDERRARAGLTSRQVTLR
- a CDS encoding glycosyltransferase, whose protein sequence is MGAVAAIVPAKDEAERISATVAALRSLPEVPLVVVVDDGSTDDTGRLAADAGALVVRHATNQGKAAALTTGVLRLTEEETRQGVPPFVLLFADADLADSAERLSPLLEPVLAGQADLAIANIPREASSHGGGRVVRLARGQIESLTGRRIAQPLNGMRALTREAFGWAIPLAPGWGVEAAMLVDVLRAGGRVVEVPVPLTHRATGADIRGQLHRARQMRDVSRALLDRRIRG